One Anoplopoma fimbria isolate UVic2021 breed Golden Eagle Sablefish chromosome 2, Afim_UVic_2022, whole genome shotgun sequence DNA window includes the following coding sequences:
- the sema4bb gene encoding semaphorin-4B: protein MWTLAATVHCLLAAALLLAGCLQSLKATEDDVTPRISFPYNAKERSAKRFSVDGVFNYTSLLLSQEDDMLYVGAREALFALSLSDISKTKLQKNLTWGTPAGKREECSFKGKNLETDCFNYIKILLRLNSTHLYVCGTYAFSPICAYINTSTFTLERDDVGEVVMEDGRSRCPFNPEYKSTAIIVDGELYTGTVSNFQGNEPVIYKSLGQGTALKTENSLKWLQDPVFVGSAYIEESQPIGNPVGDDDKIYFFFSEAGKEFDFFDNTIVSRIARVCKGDKGGERVLQKKWTTFLKAQLLCSLPDDGFPFNILQDMFVLKPMGDSWESTVFYGVFTSQWYKGASGSSAVCAFTMAQVERAFNGRYREVNRETQQWYTYNHPVPEPRPGACVTNHARQMGIQSSLHMPDKVLNFVKDHFLMDSVIRSAPLLLKRSVRYTQITVHKIQGMERAYDVLFIGTDDGKLHKAINVNDKMHIIEEMILFPEPQPVQHIELDPQRGLLFVSSNSGLVEVPVANCSNYLSCGECVLSRDPYCAWTGRLCRDVRMAPPDSHWQQDVEEADTSAICNKTFPSTRSARPAASRVSQCKLIIIPANTFRVLPCKLRSNLAQRRWRYSDSASQFLYATPEGNLVVVAQADRMETYECWSEEEGFSQLLANYCVRAEPRQESTTLIGHSRTPHIEQEQSIIFPGESRSEQLHTKTYWNELIVVCALLAFSLVVFSLFVIYRNRDHMKSMLKQGECPNMQQKKPRIVGKPAESLPLNGNTIPVSTSDHKGYQTLNDNYICSTPTHESSPDNSKSFSESSDRRPLNVKESHVEYSPTCPRPRVRLGSEIKDSIV from the exons ATGCAAAGGAGAGGTCAGCCAAGAGATTCTCAGTGGACGGCGTCTTCAATTACACCTCCTTGCTGCTCAGCCAGGAGGACGACATGCTGTACGTCGGAGCCAGGGAGGCGCTGTTTGCCCTCAGCCTCTCggacatcagcaagaccaagctCCAGAAGAAC cTGACGTGGGGCACTCCTGctggaaaaagagaggaatgCAGCTTCAAAGGGAAGAACCTGGAG ACTGATTGCTTCAATTACATCAAAATCCTCCTGCGGCTGAACAGCACTCATCTCTATGTGTGTGGCACCTATGCCTTCAGTCCTATTTGCGCCTACATA AACACGTCAACATTCACACTGGAGAGAGATGACGTGGGTGAGGTCGTGATGGAAGATGGGCGCAGTCGCTGCCCCTTTAATCCAGAGTATAAATCCACTGCCATCATTGTTG ATGGTGAATTGTACACTGGCACTGTCAGCAACTTCCAGGGGAATGAGCCAGTCATTTACAAGAGTTTGGGTCAGGGAACTGCTCTGAAGACAGAAAACTCTTTAAAATGGCTGCAAG ATCCAGTCTTTGTCGGGTCAGCTTACATAGAGGAGAGTCAGCCAATAGGAAACCCCGTGGGAGACGACGACAAAATTTACTTCTTCTTTAGCGAGGCGGGGAAAGAATTCGACTTCTTTGACAACACCATTGTGTCGAGGATTGCTCGCGTGTGTAAG GGTGATAAAGGCGGCGAACGGGTGCTGCAGAAAAAATGGACGACCTTCCTAAAGGCCCAGCTCCTGTGTTCCCTCCCCGATGACGGCTTCCCCTTCAACATCCTCCAGGACATGTTTGTCCTGAAGCCCATGGGAGACAGCTGGGAGAGCACCGTCTTTTACGGCGTCTTCACCTCGCAGTG gTATAAAGGAGCATCAGGCAGCTCGGCTGTGTGCGCTTTCACCATGGCACAGGTGGAGAGGGCCTTCAACGGGCGCTACCGAGAGGTCAACCGGGAGACCCAGCAGTGGTACACATACAACCACCCAGTGCCAGAACCACGGCCAGGAGCG TGTGTGACCAACCACGCCAGGCAAATGGGTATCCAGTCGTCCTTGCACATGCCTGATAAAGTGCTCAACTTTGTCAAGGACCATTTCCTGATGGACAGCGTGATCCGTAGCGCTCCCCTGCTGCTGAAACGCAGCGTGCGCTACACACAGATCACCGTTCACAAGATCCAAGGCATGGAGAGGGCCTATGACGTGCTCTTCATCGGAACAG ATGATGGAAAGCTCCATAAGGCCATCAATGTCAACGATAAGATGCACATCATAGAGGAGATGATCCTGTTTCCTGAGCCTCAGCCAGTGCAACACATCGAACTCGATCCTCAGAGG GGTCTGTTGTTTGTGTCGTCCAACTCCGGGCTGGTGGAGGTTCCTGTGGCCAACTGCTCCAACTACCTCAGCtgtggagagtgtgtgttgtcCAGAGACCCGTACTGCGCCTGGACCGGACGTCTGTGTCGGGACGTCAGGATGGCTCCACCTGACAG TCACTGGCAGCAGGATGTGGAGGAGGCCGATACGTCAGCGATTTGTAACAAGACGTTCCCCAGCACCAGATCTGCCAGACCAGCAGCTTCTC GTGTCTCCCAATGCAAGCTCATTATAATCCCAGCCAACACATTCAGAGTCCTGCCTTGTAAGCTGCGATCCAACCTAGCACAGAGAAGGTGGCGTTACAGTGACAGCGCCAGCCAGTTCCTCTACGCTACACCTGAGGGAAACCTGGTCGTGGTGGCGCAAGCCGACAGGATGGAGACCTACGAGTGCTGGTCAGAAGAGGAGGGTTTCAGCCAGCTGTTAGCCAACTACTGTGTGAGGGCGGAGCCCCGCCAGGAAAGCACCACTCTGATTGGTCACTCCCGCACACCGCACATTGAGCAAGAACAGTCCATCATCTTTCCCGGCGAGTCTCGTTCTGAGCAGCTCCACACGAAGACGTACTGGAACGAGCTGATTGTGGTGTGCGCCCTGCTGGCGTTCTCCCTGGTGGTGTTCTCCTTGTTCGTCATCTACAGGAACCGAGATCATATGAAGTCCATGCTGAAGCAGGGCGAGTGCCCCAACATGCAGCAGAAGAAGCCGAGGATTGTGGGAAAGCCAGCTGAGAGCTTGCCCCTCAACGGTAACACCATCCCTGTATCCACCTCTGATCACAAGGGCTACCAGACATTAAATGACAATTACATCTGCAGCACGCCCACCCACGAGTCCTCGCCGGACAACAGCAAGAGCTTCTCCGAGTCCTCCGACAGGCGGCCACTTAACGTGAAGGAGAGCCACGTGGAATACTCCCCGACCTGCCCTCGGCCCAGAGTGAGGCTAGGCTCCGAGATCAAAGACTCTATCGTTTGA
- the serf2b gene encoding small EDRK-rich factor 2, translating into MTRGNQRELARLKAAKKNNDHGKGKRGDDGLSAAARKQRDAEIMQEKQKKAGGGGKEETKGKEDAK; encoded by the exons ATGACCA GAGGAAACCAACGTGAGCTTGCACGTCTGAAggctgctaaaaaaaacaatgatcaCGGCAAAGGGAAGAGGGGCGATGATGgactgtctgctgctgctcggAAGCAGAG GGATGCCGAGATAATGcaagagaagcagaaaaaggCGGGTGGAGGGGGGAAAGAAGAAACCAAGGGGAAAGAAGACGCCAAGTAA